A window from Chloroherpetonaceae bacterium encodes these proteins:
- a CDS encoding HU family DNA-binding protein, producing MSKADLVEKIAKDADVSKAAAEKAVNSFMEGVTATLKKGGTVTLIGFGTFSVGKRAARTGRNPKTGAPLKIKAKKVARFKPGSALKTAVNK from the coding sequence ATGTCAAAAGCAGATCTCGTAGAAAAGATTGCCAAAGATGCGGATGTATCCAAAGCCGCAGCTGAAAAAGCCGTTAACTCCTTTATGGAAGGTGTTACCGCTACTTTGAAAAAGGGTGGCACCGTGACCTTAATCGGTTTCGGAACATTCTCAGTTGGAAAGCGCGCCGCAAGAACCGGCCGCAATCCGAAAACCGGTGCTCCTCTTAAAATTAAGGCAAAGAAAGTCGCTCGCTTTAAGCCCGGCTCTGCCTTAAAGACCGCCGTAAACAAGTAA